One Vanessa cardui chromosome 14, ilVanCard2.1, whole genome shotgun sequence DNA segment encodes these proteins:
- the LOC124535009 gene encoding D-aspartate oxidase isoform X1: MLYDNLCLQNIKMDDKSSKIAIIGAGVVGMTVAKILQQDLRNANISILADAFTQDTVSCVAAGIFRPGTSFRGPTKEVTKKWIDESWYFWQDILKTSEAQNAGLMTLSSYIFSKENYHVTRNHLIEKLVPIYRPVDEDELKLCGEGWKYGSYFSTIKIGCEKYLPWVEKSFTENGGKIVRQRIDNFASLRSEFDLVFNCTGMGAKALCNDYDLVPLRGQVIKVRVPSLKMAFYGDYDTYVIPGLDGVATLGGVRQYDSYNREVCKHDTAAILERCYELLPFLKKSEIVAEKVGLRPHRVPVRVEPEIIDGVKVVHCYGHGGYGVMCAPGTALDAVKMGCDLLKSNMRSKI, from the exons ATGTTGTACGATAATCTTTGTTTACaaaat ATAAAAATGGATGACAAATCATCGAAGATAGCGATAATCGGAGCTGGCGTCGTCGGTATGACGGTCGCCAAAATATTGCAACAAGATCTACGAAATGCAAACATATCAATTCTGGCAGATGCTTTTACACAGGACACGGTTAGCTGTGTCGCTGCAGGCATATTCAGACCAGGCACCAGTTTTAGGGGCCCTACAAAAGAGGTCACAAAGAAATGGATCGATGAATCTTGGTATTTctggcaggatatattaaaaacatctgAAGCACAAAACGCTGGTCTCATGACCCTGTCCAGTTATATATTTTCCAAAGAAAATTATCATGTCACGAGAAACCACCTCATCGAGAAACTGGTGCCCATTTACAGGCCAGTGGATGAAGACGAGCTGAAATTGTGCGGCGAAGGATGGAAATATGGATCGTATTTTTCTACAATAAAAATTGGATGCGAGAAATATTTGCCTTGGGTTGAAAAATCATTTACCGAAAATGGAGGGAAAATTGTGCGGCAGAGAATCGATAACTTCGCATCACTACGTTCGGAATTCGATTTAGTTTTCAATTGTACCGGTATGGGTGCTAAGGCATTATGTAATGATTACGATTTGGTACCTTTGCGTGGACAAGTGATTAAGGTTAGAGTTCCTTCATTAAAGATGGCATTTTACGGTGACTATGATACTTATGTGATCCCTGGGTTAGATGGCGTCGCCACATTGGGAGGCGTGAGACAATATGACAGCTATAACCGAGAAGTATGTAAACATGACACAGCAGCTATTTTGGAACGATGTTATGAGCTTTtgccgtttttaaaaaaatctgaaattgTAGCTGAAAAAGTCGGCTTAAGGCCTCATAGGGTTCCAGTTAGAGTTGAACCTGAGATCATTGACGGTGTAAAGGTAGTCCACTGTTACGGCCACGGGGGTTATGGTGTAATGTGTGCTCCGGGTACCGCTTTAGACGCTGTTAAGATGGGTTGTGATTTGCTAAAGAGTAATATGAGAAGTaagatataa
- the LOC124535009 gene encoding D-aspartate oxidase isoform X2: MDDKSSKIAIIGAGVVGMTVAKILQQDLRNANISILADAFTQDTVSCVAAGIFRPGTSFRGPTKEVTKKWIDESWYFWQDILKTSEAQNAGLMTLSSYIFSKENYHVTRNHLIEKLVPIYRPVDEDELKLCGEGWKYGSYFSTIKIGCEKYLPWVEKSFTENGGKIVRQRIDNFASLRSEFDLVFNCTGMGAKALCNDYDLVPLRGQVIKVRVPSLKMAFYGDYDTYVIPGLDGVATLGGVRQYDSYNREVCKHDTAAILERCYELLPFLKKSEIVAEKVGLRPHRVPVRVEPEIIDGVKVVHCYGHGGYGVMCAPGTALDAVKMGCDLLKSNMRSKI; this comes from the coding sequence ATGGATGACAAATCATCGAAGATAGCGATAATCGGAGCTGGCGTCGTCGGTATGACGGTCGCCAAAATATTGCAACAAGATCTACGAAATGCAAACATATCAATTCTGGCAGATGCTTTTACACAGGACACGGTTAGCTGTGTCGCTGCAGGCATATTCAGACCAGGCACCAGTTTTAGGGGCCCTACAAAAGAGGTCACAAAGAAATGGATCGATGAATCTTGGTATTTctggcaggatatattaaaaacatctgAAGCACAAAACGCTGGTCTCATGACCCTGTCCAGTTATATATTTTCCAAAGAAAATTATCATGTCACGAGAAACCACCTCATCGAGAAACTGGTGCCCATTTACAGGCCAGTGGATGAAGACGAGCTGAAATTGTGCGGCGAAGGATGGAAATATGGATCGTATTTTTCTACAATAAAAATTGGATGCGAGAAATATTTGCCTTGGGTTGAAAAATCATTTACCGAAAATGGAGGGAAAATTGTGCGGCAGAGAATCGATAACTTCGCATCACTACGTTCGGAATTCGATTTAGTTTTCAATTGTACCGGTATGGGTGCTAAGGCATTATGTAATGATTACGATTTGGTACCTTTGCGTGGACAAGTGATTAAGGTTAGAGTTCCTTCATTAAAGATGGCATTTTACGGTGACTATGATACTTATGTGATCCCTGGGTTAGATGGCGTCGCCACATTGGGAGGCGTGAGACAATATGACAGCTATAACCGAGAAGTATGTAAACATGACACAGCAGCTATTTTGGAACGATGTTATGAGCTTTtgccgtttttaaaaaaatctgaaattgTAGCTGAAAAAGTCGGCTTAAGGCCTCATAGGGTTCCAGTTAGAGTTGAACCTGAGATCATTGACGGTGTAAAGGTAGTCCACTGTTACGGCCACGGGGGTTATGGTGTAATGTGTGCTCCGGGTACCGCTTTAGACGCTGTTAAGATGGGTTGTGATTTGCTAAAGAGTAATATGAGAAGTaagatataa